Proteins encoded by one window of Dialister pneumosintes:
- the rpiB gene encoding ribose 5-phosphate isomerase B produces MKVAIASDHGGLELKNVINEHLKDKGIEVIDCGTYTKESCDYPDYAEKACKKVQDGNAEIAILVCGTGLGMSIAANKMKNIRAVVCGEEFSAYHAKSHNNANVLCLGARVVGIGLATLIVDTFLNASFEGGRHERRVNKIAQLESSLFE; encoded by the coding sequence ATGAAAGTTGCAATAGCAAGTGATCATGGTGGATTAGAATTAAAGAATGTAATTAATGAACACTTAAAAGATAAAGGAATAGAAGTCATTGATTGTGGAACTTATACAAAGGAATCTTGTGATTATCCGGATTATGCAGAAAAAGCATGTAAGAAAGTACAAGATGGAAATGCAGAAATTGCTATTCTAGTTTGTGGTACCGGATTAGGAATGAGTATTGCTGCAAATAAAATGAAAAACATTCGTGCAGTAGTGTGCGGAGAAGAATTTTCAGCTTATCATGCGAAATCACATAATAATGCGAATGTATTATGTTTGGGCGCAAGAGTTGTAGGGATAGGACTTGCTACCTTAATAGTAGACACCTTTTTAAATGCGTCTTTTGAAGGTGGAAGACATGAAAGACGTGTAAATAAAATTGCACAGTTAGAATCTTCTTTGTTTGAATAA
- a CDS encoding L-threonylcarbamoyladenylate synthase: MKTKVIKANAHSWNQKLKELSYIIKQGGLVAFPTETVYGLGGNGLDAKVAKKIYAAKGRPSDNPLILHVADKKDVELLVCDITPLERKLMDAFWPGPLTIVFPKKDIVPFEISGGLDTVAIRCPALEFTREWIRACGVPIAGPSANLSGKPSPTTVEAVLHDMDGRIDAIIDGGVTDIGVESTIVSARQNKIIIYRPGGITKEMLENYASVELDKGLTSSFIPPLAPGMKYTHYAPTSPLVVYTGDTKKVENKILSFINKKDKKYGFFVSEETAALLPEDAVVFCWGSRNNQQQMAHRLFQGLLYFNTNVVDEIIGEGTSHTGLGLAIMNRLTKASGYHIIVEST, from the coding sequence ATGAAGACCAAAGTCATAAAAGCAAATGCTCATTCTTGGAATCAGAAGCTTAAAGAGTTATCTTATATTATTAAACAAGGCGGTTTAGTTGCTTTTCCAACAGAAACAGTTTATGGTCTTGGCGGGAACGGACTGGATGCGAAAGTAGCTAAAAAGATTTATGCAGCGAAAGGGCGTCCTTCTGATAACCCTTTAATTCTTCATGTAGCAGATAAAAAAGATGTAGAATTATTGGTTTGTGATATTACACCTCTTGAAAGAAAACTTATGGATGCTTTTTGGCCGGGGCCTTTAACAATTGTTTTTCCAAAAAAGGATATAGTGCCTTTTGAAATTTCAGGGGGACTTGATACGGTTGCTATACGATGCCCGGCGTTAGAATTTACCAGGGAATGGATTCGTGCCTGTGGAGTACCTATTGCCGGACCTAGTGCTAATTTATCAGGAAAACCCAGCCCAACTACTGTAGAAGCAGTATTGCATGATATGGATGGTCGAATTGATGCAATTATTGATGGAGGAGTTACTGATATAGGTGTCGAATCTACCATTGTATCTGCTAGGCAAAATAAAATAATTATTTATCGACCTGGTGGAATTACCAAAGAGATGCTTGAAAACTATGCTTCCGTAGAATTGGATAAGGGACTTACTTCTTCTTTTATACCACCTTTAGCTCCTGGAATGAAATATACACATTATGCACCTACTTCACCTTTGGTAGTTTATACTGGTGATACTAAAAAAGTAGAGAATAAAATTTTATCTTTTATAAATAAAAAAGATAAAAAATATGGTTTTTTTGTAAGTGAAGAAACAGCTGCTTTATTACCGGAGGATGCGGTTGTCTTTTGCTGGGGATCTAGGAACAATCAACAACAAATGGCACACCGATTATTTCAAGGATTACTATACTTTAACACGAATGTAGTTGATGAAATTATAGGTGAAGGAACCTCGCATACAGGATTGGGATTAGCTATTATGAATCGCTTGACTAAGGCTTCAGGATATCATATTATTGTTGAAAGCACGTAA
- the prmC gene encoding peptide chain release factor N(5)-glutamine methyltransferase, whose amino-acid sequence MTANSVWTIQRILQWTTQYFKIHHIEEARLDAELLLAHVLKKTRIYLYTNFEKILNKSELSEYHTLIEKRVQGLCVAALTGHKSFMGLDFYVNKNVLIPRPDTEEWVEKIIQRYRTVENFKILDLGTGSGAIVLSFLTYCIGAIAVGIDISDDALDVAKKNGVLLSLSERVEWRQGDFLKALKEGELFDGIFSNPPYIPTREIETLAKEVRHEPYLALDGGIDGLDFYRLLVNGAANHLKPGGFLAFEVGINQSKIVETMLQKTAFFTDFEIIKDLNGIERAIYCRKK is encoded by the coding sequence ATGACTGCTAATAGTGTATGGACTATACAGCGTATTTTGCAGTGGACAACTCAATATTTTAAAATACATCACATTGAAGAAGCTAGATTGGATGCAGAGCTTCTTTTAGCACATGTTTTAAAAAAAACTCGTATTTATTTATATACTAATTTTGAGAAAATATTAAATAAATCAGAATTATCAGAATATCATACTCTGATTGAAAAAAGAGTACAAGGACTTTGTGTAGCTGCATTAACGGGACATAAATCTTTTATGGGATTAGATTTTTATGTCAATAAAAATGTATTAATTCCTCGTCCGGATACGGAAGAGTGGGTAGAAAAAATTATACAAAGATATAGAACGGTTGAAAATTTTAAAATATTAGATTTGGGTACTGGGAGTGGGGCCATTGTTCTTAGTTTTCTTACTTATTGTATAGGTGCTATTGCAGTTGGTATTGATATTTCAGATGATGCACTAGATGTAGCAAAAAAAAATGGAGTATTATTATCTTTATCTGAACGAGTAGAGTGGAGACAGGGAGACTTTTTAAAAGCATTAAAAGAGGGGGAACTATTTGATGGAATTTTTAGTAACCCTCCTTATATACCGACGAGAGAAATAGAGACTTTAGCAAAAGAAGTAAGACATGAGCCTTATTTAGCATTAGATGGAGGCATAGACGGGTTGGATTTTTATCGACTACTTGTTAATGGAGCTGCTAATCATTTAAAGCCGGGTGGTTTTTTAGCCTTTGAAGTAGGAATTAATCAATCAAAGATTGTTGAAACTATGTTACAAAAGACAGCATTTTTTACTGATTTTGAAATCATTAAAGATCTTAATGGTATTGAGAGAGCTATTTACTGTAGAAAGAAGTGA
- the prfA gene encoding peptide chain release factor 1 has product MKTEKLEAKEARFLSIEDQLSDPSVIANQTKWRALSKEHAELSEIVQKFREYKEANKRCQDLKDILGDNDMKELHDLAKEELKEATEEIVCLEKEIRVLLIPKDPNDNRNVILEIRAGTGGDEAALFAADLIKMYLKFAESRGWKTSIADSSETDLGGFKEVTCLIDGQNAYSLLKFESGVHRVQRVPETESSGRVHTSAVTVAVLPEAQDVDVDIDMKDLRIDVYRASGAGGQHINKTSSAIRITHIPTGTVVTCQNERDQRQNKEKALQILRSRLYLEALQKEVEKTAADRKGQVGSGDRSERIRTYNFPQGRVTDHRVHVTLYQLDDFLNGHMEPILHRLIEADLAQRMGNEDE; this is encoded by the coding sequence ATGAAAACAGAAAAACTGGAAGCGAAAGAAGCCAGATTTTTAAGTATAGAAGATCAATTAAGCGATCCTTCCGTAATTGCAAATCAAACGAAATGGAGAGCTTTATCTAAAGAACATGCTGAATTATCAGAAATTGTGCAAAAGTTTAGAGAATATAAAGAAGCAAATAAACGTTGTCAAGATTTAAAAGATATTCTTGGCGATAATGATATGAAAGAATTACATGATCTTGCTAAAGAGGAGTTAAAAGAGGCAACAGAGGAGATCGTATGCTTAGAAAAAGAGATTCGAGTGTTGTTAATTCCTAAAGATCCTAATGATAATAGAAATGTTATTTTAGAAATTAGAGCAGGCACCGGTGGGGATGAAGCTGCATTGTTTGCTGCAGATTTAATAAAAATGTATTTAAAATTTGCAGAAAGTCGTGGATGGAAAACTTCTATTGCTGACTCCAGCGAAACAGATTTAGGAGGGTTTAAAGAAGTTACTTGTCTTATTGATGGTCAAAATGCTTATTCATTACTTAAGTTTGAAAGTGGTGTACATAGAGTACAACGTGTGCCTGAAACTGAAAGTTCCGGACGTGTACATACTTCTGCTGTAACCGTTGCTGTATTGCCTGAGGCACAAGATGTGGATGTAGATATTGATATGAAAGACCTTCGTATAGATGTATATAGAGCATCAGGGGCTGGAGGGCAGCATATTAATAAAACATCATCAGCTATTCGTATTACGCACATTCCAACAGGAACTGTGGTAACTTGTCAAAATGAAAGAGACCAAAGACAAAATAAAGAAAAAGCACTACAAATTTTACGTTCCAGATTGTATTTAGAAGCTTTACAGAAAGAAGTAGAAAAAACTGCTGCGGATCGAAAGGGGCAAGTTGGTTCGGGAGATCGTTCTGAACGTATTCGGACATATAATTTCCCACAAGGTCGAGTTACCGATCACCGTGTACACGTAACATTATATCAATTGGATGATTTTTTGAATGGGCATATGGAGCCGATACTTCATAGACTTATTGAAGCTGATTTGGCACAGCGGATGGGAAATGAGGACGAATAA
- a CDS encoding type B 50S ribosomal protein L31 produces MKKGIHPDYHPVVFRDIGADYSFLTRSTATSDQTVKWEDGNEYPLINIDISSQSHPFYTGQQRFGKARGRIEKFNKRYGVK; encoded by the coding sequence GTGAAGAAGGGAATTCATCCGGATTATCATCCAGTCGTATTTCGCGACATCGGTGCAGATTATTCTTTCCTGACTCGTTCTACGGCTACTTCTGACCAGACCGTAAAATGGGAAGATGGTAATGAATATCCGTTGATTAATATCGATATTAGCAGCCAGTCCCATCCGTTCTATACAGGACAGCAGCGTTTTGGTAAGGCTCGTGGTCGTATCGAAAAATTCAACAAGCGTTACGGCGTTAAGTAA
- a CDS encoding Rne/Rng family ribonuclease, which yields MKQILLDCLPEEIMMAVITDGILTDFEIERVEESSLVGRVYKGIVKNVSPTLKGIFLDIGIAKNAFLRMENWPSIKKKPTIGESILVQVLKDATSTKGPLVSGVLNIPGRCAVLLENTGYIGVSKKISNENTRKQLKDIGYSLCPDGLGLIIRTVAAETAIDKVKEEISHLINTWNIIKRRAEIEKAPALLYRSSDIVVRCLREYITNKNDFIIADDQKIVKRLQHIAESEESLIKENIQYYDGITPIMQRYQVWEDIQSLYKREVQLPSGGSIVIDYTEALTAIDVNSGSFHAYGIPHEDAAYLTNREAVLEIAKQIRCRGIGGIILIDFIDMQKEQNKEKIVEQLKSAVKKDKIKTVVCGMTSLGLVEMTRKRSTYRLEQLAYSSCPLCEGHGRIASTQSIITTIHRNLKRIKKNYKRDEKIIIQCHPSIAESLESEKEQYYLKSLMHKDIHIEKKESLKREVFSVLSLSE from the coding sequence ATGAAACAAATCTTATTAGATTGCTTGCCGGAAGAGATTATGATGGCAGTAATTACAGATGGAATACTTACAGACTTTGAAATTGAACGTGTTGAGGAATCCAGTTTAGTTGGAAGAGTATATAAAGGTATTGTAAAGAATGTATCACCTACATTAAAAGGTATATTTTTAGATATAGGTATAGCTAAAAATGCTTTTTTACGAATGGAGAATTGGCCTTCTATAAAAAAGAAACCTACTATTGGGGAATCTATATTAGTACAAGTATTAAAAGATGCAACAAGTACGAAAGGGCCTTTAGTTTCAGGTGTCTTGAATATTCCTGGAAGATGTGCGGTTTTACTTGAAAATACCGGTTATATAGGCGTGTCTAAAAAGATTTCCAATGAGAATACAAGGAAGCAATTAAAAGATATAGGATATTCTTTATGCCCGGATGGATTAGGGCTTATTATACGCACAGTAGCAGCTGAAACGGCTATTGATAAAGTAAAAGAAGAAATTTCTCATCTTATTAATACATGGAATATTATTAAGCGTCGAGCTGAAATAGAAAAAGCTCCGGCTCTTTTATATAGAAGTAGTGATATCGTAGTTAGATGTCTTAGAGAATATATAACCAATAAAAATGATTTTATTATTGCTGACGATCAGAAGATTGTTAAACGTTTACAGCATATTGCAGAATCAGAGGAGAGTTTAATAAAAGAGAATATTCAATATTATGATGGTATTACTCCTATTATGCAAAGGTATCAAGTTTGGGAAGATATTCAATCCCTGTATAAAAGAGAAGTTCAATTACCGTCCGGAGGATCTATAGTTATTGATTATACAGAAGCATTAACTGCGATTGATGTTAATTCCGGTTCTTTTCATGCTTATGGAATTCCTCATGAAGATGCTGCTTATTTAACCAATAGAGAGGCTGTTTTAGAGATTGCAAAGCAGATTAGATGTAGAGGTATCGGGGGAATTATTCTTATTGATTTTATTGATATGCAAAAGGAACAGAATAAAGAAAAGATTGTAGAGCAGCTTAAATCAGCAGTAAAAAAAGATAAAATTAAAACAGTCGTTTGTGGAATGACATCACTAGGTCTTGTTGAAATGACCAGGAAAAGAAGTACATATCGGTTAGAGCAATTAGCATATAGTTCATGTCCTTTGTGTGAGGGACATGGACGAATAGCTTCTACACAATCCATAATTACTACTATTCACAGAAATTTAAAAAGAATTAAAAAGAATTATAAAAGAGATGAAAAAATTATTATTCAATGTCATCCTTCGATTGCAGAATCATTAGAATCAGAAAAGGAACAATATTATTTAAAGTCGTTAATGCATAAAGATATTCATATAGAAAAGAAAGAGAGTTTAAAACGAGAAGTTTTTTCTGTATTATCTTTGTCCGAGTAA
- the rodA gene encoding rod shape-determining protein RodA — translation MHKILKIFKKLDWSLFLSIIGLAVISLLIIGSATHANISHVEGQFDFIIKQGAFLLLGIITSIFMLKYDFHILEKYIKSIYILNIILLLIVKFAGTSALGAQRWIQIGPFTLQPSEFAKLFMIICLAKLLAKHPEGFHTWKSLIPVIALMGIPFILVLIQPDLGTSLVFGAITFGMLYACGFDMKMFKQILGGFIVSLPAIWFFLLHDYQKMRIKVLFDPDLDPFGSGYHVIQSKIAIGSGGFFGKGLFEGTQSQLNFLPENHTDFIFSVVGEELGFIGAIFLLFLYFLILYRALIISHSTHDRFGSLIAVGIFSMWLFQVFINVGMTLGIMPVTGIPLPFMSYGGSALLMNILCVGLLMNIFIRRKKLLFDE, via the coding sequence ATGCATAAAATATTGAAAATTTTCAAAAAATTAGATTGGTCACTATTTCTTTCAATAATAGGGTTAGCAGTTATTAGCTTATTAATTATTGGAAGTGCTACACATGCCAATATTTCTCATGTGGAAGGACAATTTGATTTTATTATTAAACAGGGAGCTTTTCTATTATTAGGCATTATTACATCTATTTTTATGTTAAAGTATGATTTTCATATTTTAGAGAAATATATTAAAAGTATTTATATTTTAAATATAATTTTACTTTTAATTGTAAAATTTGCCGGTACCAGTGCACTTGGTGCACAACGTTGGATACAAATTGGACCGTTTACGCTGCAACCTTCAGAATTTGCAAAATTATTTATGATTATTTGTTTAGCTAAGTTATTAGCTAAACATCCGGAAGGTTTTCATACATGGAAAAGTTTGATTCCGGTTATAGCACTTATGGGGATTCCTTTTATTTTAGTATTAATTCAACCGGATTTAGGAACCAGTTTAGTTTTTGGCGCTATTACGTTTGGAATGCTTTATGCTTGTGGATTTGATATGAAAATGTTTAAGCAGATTTTAGGGGGATTTATTGTTTCATTGCCGGCTATTTGGTTTTTCTTATTGCATGATTACCAAAAAATGAGAATTAAAGTATTATTTGATCCTGACTTAGATCCTTTTGGTTCAGGATATCATGTGATTCAATCTAAAATTGCTATTGGTAGTGGTGGTTTTTTTGGAAAAGGACTTTTTGAAGGAACACAAAGTCAATTAAATTTTTTACCGGAGAATCATACAGATTTTATTTTTTCTGTTGTAGGAGAAGAACTGGGATTTATTGGTGCGATATTTTTACTGTTTTTGTATTTTTTAATACTTTATAGAGCACTTATTATTTCACACTCTACACATGATAGATTTGGAAGCCTTATTGCGGTCGGTATTTTCTCCATGTGGTTGTTCCAAGTTTTTATTAATGTAGGAATGACTTTAGGAATTATGCCTGTAACAGGAATTCCATTACCTTTTATGAGTTATGGCGGAAGTGCTCTTCTTATGAATATTCTATGTGTGGGACTGTTAATGAATATTTTTATTCGAAGGAAAAAATTGCTATTTGATGAATAG
- a CDS encoding AAA family ATPase: MSHLTAIVSGKGGVGKSTLTAALGITLARAGKRVLLIDGDLGLCNLDIILGVSDKVKHHIYELAQGSCFLEEAIISVSDNLDFIAGTVEQTWDYVFEGAIDTVLEDLGEIYDYILLDCPAGIGRGIEYVKQHADDVILIQLPTKTSQRDALHTREILRNHIPIWVLLNEFTYNNQESLEAVLAQIDREKLLGVVPYSEKISLLSNQGNFINESYWGVLTEAIHIIAKNYIDFKVYPNSTWIQLLKSAEEEIPLKVDEQTKKREKEKQTLLSRMVYKWGRRRW; encoded by the coding sequence GTGAGCCATTTGACTGCAATAGTATCTGGTAAAGGTGGGGTAGGAAAATCCACCTTAACAGCCGCTCTCGGAATTACTCTTGCTCGTGCAGGGAAAAGAGTACTTCTTATTGATGGAGATTTAGGTCTTTGTAATTTAGATATTATTTTAGGTGTTAGTGATAAAGTAAAACATCATATATATGAATTGGCACAAGGTAGTTGTTTTCTTGAAGAAGCGATTATTTCTGTATCTGATAATCTTGATTTTATAGCAGGAACCGTAGAACAAACTTGGGACTACGTTTTTGAAGGAGCTATAGATACCGTATTGGAAGATTTAGGGGAAATCTACGATTATATTTTATTAGATTGTCCAGCAGGAATTGGGCGGGGAATTGAATATGTGAAACAACATGCTGATGATGTAATACTTATACAACTTCCCACAAAAACAAGTCAAAGAGATGCTTTACACACTCGTGAAATTTTAAGAAACCATATACCTATTTGGGTTTTATTAAATGAATTTACTTATAACAATCAGGAATCATTGGAAGCTGTTTTAGCACAAATAGATAGAGAGAAACTATTAGGAGTAGTTCCTTATTCTGAAAAGATTTCTCTACTTTCTAATCAAGGAAATTTTATAAATGAGTCTTATTGGGGCGTATTAACGGAAGCCATACATATTATTGCAAAGAATTATATAGATTTTAAAGTATATCCTAATTCTACATGGATACAATTGTTAAAATCTGCAGAGGAAGAAATTCCTTTAAAAGTAGATGAACAAACTAAAAAACGTGAAAAAGAAAAACAAACTTTACTTTCTCGTATGGTGTATAAATGGGGACGAAGGAGATGGTAA
- the mrdA gene encoding penicillin-binding protein 2: protein MLYIAVIFLCLLSLRIFYMQILKGSYYKSESDGNRMRQIPVQAARGVMYDRNGKIMAGSRSAYSIILSDVNKDKDIPEIELNRLASLLNISASEIKEKISKNKKSFGEIVIARDVGIDVATQIEERRDEYPNFNIEVYPLRVYPLNDAGGQILGYVGEAGEEDRDSNGNTYQLGTIIGRAGLEAQFNEYLEGTNGTKLVEVDASGHPVKILNGIPVTRGHNIRLTLDSRVQKAAEDAIKEQMITLGSSGSFATGASAVAMDPQTGAILAMVSWPSYDSNHFSQGISAKEWNSLITNPNHPMQNRTISSMYPPGSTFKVITGAAALEAHVMTPSEQIYDSGKHWVIDKRNAQGEAFGWIDFYQAMAKSDNVYFYEMGRRLGIDRLAAMSRAFGLGKKTGIDLPGETEGNVASEEYKREVFNQDWYLGETFDAAIGQSYTLVTPLQMAVVYSAIANGGYRYRPYLVTRIDNFDGTPLKIYSPEVMGTVPISKTTLETIQASILGVMKKEGTGGFLFADYPIPIAGKSGTAETNGIDNGWFIAYAPYDKPEIVVVVMFEHSGFGADSAAPVVKKMMDAYFHLDGNNKIN, encoded by the coding sequence ATGCTTTATATTGCGGTGATTTTTCTTTGTTTATTAAGTTTACGTATTTTTTATATGCAAATTCTTAAAGGGTCCTACTATAAGAGTGAATCTGATGGAAATAGAATGAGACAAATTCCGGTACAGGCGGCTCGAGGTGTTATGTATGATCGTAATGGAAAAATTATGGCGGGTTCTCGCAGTGCTTATAGTATTATTCTTTCTGATGTAAATAAAGATAAAGATATTCCGGAGATAGAGTTAAATCGATTAGCTTCTTTACTAAATATATCAGCATCTGAAATTAAAGAAAAAATTTCTAAAAATAAAAAATCGTTTGGTGAAATTGTTATTGCAAGAGATGTAGGGATTGATGTAGCCACACAAATTGAAGAAAGACGGGATGAATATCCTAATTTTAATATTGAAGTATATCCTTTGCGGGTATATCCGTTAAATGATGCCGGGGGACAAATTCTTGGATATGTTGGTGAAGCGGGAGAAGAGGATAGAGATTCTAATGGAAATACCTATCAATTGGGAACTATTATTGGTAGGGCAGGCTTAGAGGCTCAATTTAATGAATATTTAGAAGGTACAAATGGTACTAAGTTAGTAGAAGTGGATGCATCAGGTCATCCTGTAAAAATTCTTAATGGTATACCGGTAACTCGAGGTCATAACATTAGACTCACTTTAGATAGTAGAGTACAAAAAGCAGCAGAAGATGCTATTAAAGAACAAATGATTACATTAGGTAGTTCAGGTTCTTTTGCAACCGGGGCGTCTGCTGTTGCAATGGATCCACAAACGGGAGCTATTTTAGCTATGGTTAGTTGGCCAAGTTATGATTCTAACCATTTTAGCCAAGGTATATCAGCTAAAGAATGGAATAGCTTAATAACGAATCCAAATCATCCTATGCAAAATAGAACTATTTCTTCCATGTATCCACCCGGGTCTACCTTTAAGGTTATTACAGGGGCAGCTGCGTTAGAAGCTCATGTAATGACACCTAGTGAGCAAATTTATGACAGTGGTAAACATTGGGTTATAGATAAACGAAATGCACAAGGAGAAGCTTTTGGATGGATTGATTTTTACCAAGCTATGGCTAAGTCTGATAATGTCTATTTTTATGAGATGGGGCGTCGTTTAGGGATTGATCGTCTTGCTGCCATGTCTAGAGCATTTGGGCTTGGAAAAAAAACAGGAATTGATTTGCCGGGAGAAACGGAAGGTAATGTGGCTAGTGAAGAGTATAAAAGAGAAGTGTTTAATCAAGATTGGTACTTAGGAGAAACTTTTGATGCAGCCATCGGGCAAAGCTATACTTTGGTTACACCTCTTCAAATGGCAGTGGTATACTCTGCCATTGCAAATGGTGGATATCGTTATCGCCCTTATTTAGTGACTCGTATTGATAATTTTGATGGAACTCCTCTTAAGATTTACTCTCCGGAAGTTATGGGAACAGTTCCTATTTCTAAAACGACTTTAGAAACAATTCAAGCTTCTATTTTAGGAGTTATGAAAAAAGAGGGAACAGGAGGATTTTTATTTGCAGACTATCCTATACCTATTGCAGGTAAATCGGGAACAGCAGAAACTAACGGTATCGATAATGGATGGTTTATTGCTTATGCACCTTATGATAAACCTGAAATTGTAGTGGTGGTTATGTTTGAACATAGTGGGTTTGGTGCAGATTCAGCGGCACCTGTTGTAAAAAAGATGATGGATGCTTATTTTCATCTTGATGGAAATAATAAAATAAATTAG
- the mreD gene encoding rod shape-determining protein MreD: MSVFYMIITGFCVFVIQWSIFPFLCSAIWQPDLWLTLLILSALMYDKKEILIWTIFGGFIQDITSGSMIGTHLLLYTIIALLFFKFVRQKFNRRWYISILAVMIGTFIYTILSGLLITISGENLSLPMYIAFKSVPLMLSNGVSALFMYNLLWNVTIEGESQW; this comes from the coding sequence ATGAGTGTATTTTATATGATAATCACAGGCTTTTGTGTGTTTGTTATACAATGGTCCATATTCCCTTTTTTATGTAGTGCTATTTGGCAACCCGACTTATGGTTAACATTACTTATTTTGAGTGCCTTAATGTATGATAAAAAAGAAATACTTATTTGGACTATTTTTGGAGGTTTTATTCAAGATATTACCTCCGGAAGTATGATTGGTACACATTTACTTCTTTATACTATTATAGCCCTTCTATTTTTTAAGTTTGTAAGGCAAAAGTTTAATAGAAGATGGTATATTTCAATTTTGGCAGTTATGATAGGTACTTTTATTTATACTATATTATCAGGGTTATTAATTACTATTAGTGGAGAAAATCTTTCTTTACCTATGTATATTGCATTTAAATCTGTTCCACTTATGTTATCAAATGGTGTATCAGCACTTTTTATGTATAATTTACTGTGGAATGTGACAATTGAGGGGGAGTCGCAGTGGTAA
- the mreC gene encoding rod shape-determining protein MreC has protein sequence MTICGWFWRNREAVSFISQPLSIVEAPFMYGASRLTLLGKYGGVTINKILSNWDELDNLKRENNNLKAEQVAYSEILAENIRLRELLAFKQQYNQYHMLGAKVIAKDYNSWTNTITIDRGADDGVSKYMAVIVPDGAVGFIIEADKMTSKVQLLVDPRTSIGGIIQRPESRVASILKGTGNRSDLLVFGNIPKEADVIKGDTVIASGYGGIYPKGTLIGTVKQVDVDKLGISLEALVKPAVDFTRLEEVFVVIAFEQMIDPLEIKNQVPLTEPAMNPNEQQAKDNKTGD, from the coding sequence ATGACAATCTGTGGTTGGTTTTGGAGAAATCGAGAAGCGGTTTCTTTTATTTCGCAACCTCTTTCTATTGTTGAAGCACCTTTTATGTATGGTGCCAGTCGATTGACTTTATTAGGAAAATATGGTGGAGTAACTATTAATAAAATTCTTTCCAATTGGGATGAATTAGATAATTTAAAACGTGAAAATAATAATCTTAAAGCTGAACAAGTAGCATATAGTGAAATATTAGCAGAGAATATTAGGCTTAGAGAATTACTTGCATTTAAACAACAATATAATCAGTATCATATGCTTGGTGCAAAAGTTATTGCTAAAGATTATAATAGTTGGACAAACACGATTACTATTGATAGAGGTGCGGATGACGGAGTTTCTAAGTATATGGCAGTCATAGTGCCGGATGGAGCAGTAGGATTTATTATAGAAGCAGATAAAATGACTTCTAAAGTACAGTTACTTGTAGATCCAAGAACTTCTATAGGAGGAATTATACAAAGACCGGAATCTCGAGTTGCCTCTATTTTAAAAGGAACAGGGAATCGTTCTGATTTACTTGTTTTTGGAAATATCCCCAAAGAAGCTGATGTTATTAAAGGGGATACCGTTATTGCATCTGGATATGGCGGAATTTATCCTAAAGGAACTCTTATCGGTACTGTAAAACAAGTAGATGTAGATAAGTTGGGAATTTCTTTAGAAGCATTAGTTAAACCGGCTGTTGATTTTACTCGATTGGAAGAAGTATTTGTTGTTATTGCTTTTGAACAAATGATAGATCCTTTAGAAATAAAAAATCAAGTTCCTTTAACTGAGCCCGCAATGAATCCTAATGAGCAGCAAGCTAAGGATAATAAAACAGGTGACTGA